In Cicer arietinum cultivar CDC Frontier isolate Library 1 chromosome 7, Cicar.CDCFrontier_v2.0, whole genome shotgun sequence, a single window of DNA contains:
- the LOC101514398 gene encoding uncharacterized protein produces MSDVSLLFCALLGLLVLTHAHQHEKIGFYELKRGNMRLNLTNYGATVISVIVPDKHGNLADVVLGYDSINSYENDTCYFGALIGRVANRIGGAQFTLDGKTYKLPVNDHGNTLHGGTKGFSDVIWTVKSHREDNHITFTYDSFDNEQGFPGKLEVSVTYMLFGRNLLGVKMIAKPIDKATPVNLAQHTYWNLRGHNSGDILSHIVQIFGSNITPVDNNLIPTGKVQSVQNTPYDFLKPKKVGSQINELPGLYDINYVLDKNSQNHLSKVAMVRDPVSGRKMELWSNQLGVQYYTSGMLGDTKGKGGVIYHKHAGIALETQGYPDSVNHPNFPSQIVHPGETYKHYMVYRFTAS; encoded by the exons ATGTCTGATGTTTCGTTATTGTTTTGTGCTCTCTTAGGGCTCTTGGTTCTCACTCATGCACATCAACATGAGAAAATTGGATTTTATGAATTGAAAAGAGGAAATATGAGGCTTAATTTGACAAACTATGGTGCTACAGTTATATCTGTTATAGTTCCTGATAAACAtg GGAATTTAGCTGATGTTGTTCTTGGCTATGATTCCATTAACTCTTATGAG AATGATACATGTTACTTCGGTGCCCTTATTGGGCGTGTGGCAAATAGAATTGGAGGAGCTCAATTCACTTTGGATGGCAAAACATACAAATTGCCAGTTAATGATCATGGGAACACACTCCATG GTGGCACCAAAGGGTTCAGTGATGTTATATGGACAGTAAAATCTCACCGGGAAGACAATCATATAACATTTACCTACGACAGTTTTGATAATGAACAAG GTTTTCCTGGAAAACTTGAGGTAAGTGTGACTTACATGTTGTTTGGAAGAAACTTATTGGGTGTGAAAATGATTGCCAAGCCAATAGACAAAGCCACACCAGTGAATCTAGCACAACATACTTATTGGAACCTAAGAGGCCACAACAGTGGTGACATTCTATCTCACATTGTTCAGATCTTTGGTTCAAATATCACGCCAGTAGACAATAATCTCATCCCAACAGGAAAAGTTCAATCAGTGCAAAACACTCCATATGATTTCCTTAAACCAAAAAAAGTTGGAAGTCAAATTAATGAGCTTCCTGGTTTATATGACATCAACTATGTGTTAGACAAGAATAGTCAAAATCACTTAAGTAAGGTTGCTATGGTGAGAGATCCTGTCTCAGGAAGGAAAATGGAGTTGTGGTCAAATCAACTTGGAGTGCAGTATTATACTAGTGGCATGTTGGGTGATACCAAGGGAAAGGGTGGAGTCATATATCACAAGCATGCTGGAATTGCTTTGGAGACACAGGGTTATCCTGATTCAGTGAATCATCCTAACTTTCCTTCTCAGATTGTACATCCTGGAGAGACATACAAGCATTACATGGTTTATAGATTCACAGCtagctaa